The nucleotide window GATCCCTTGGTAGACCATCTCAAATTGTGGCAGCAAGTCACTGATAGCAATGGCGGCGCAGTAGAAGAAAATGAAGTAAGGAATCGTAATTTTCTTTTGATCGTTCTTGAAGATCATCGCGCTGACTAAAGCGATTGGGATGATCCAAAGTGCACGAGCGAGCTTCAATGTTGTCGCTGTCGTCAGTGCTTCTTCACCATAAGCCGAAGCTGCACCTACCACAGAAGATGTATCGTGAATTGCAATAGCGGCCCAAGTACCAAATGTTTGTTGGCTTAACTCAAGCGCGTGGCCAATCATCGGGAATAAGAATAGAGCTACTGAGTTCAACACAAATACCGTAGCTAACGCCAAGCCAATCTGTTCATCGTCCGCTTTAATCGCAGGTGCCACAGCTGCTATCGCGCTACCACCACAAATAGCGGTACCTGAAGAGATTAGGTAACCCGTGGTGCGATCCAATCCCATTCGTTTGGCTAAGAACCAACCAATGACTAACGTACCAATGATGGTCGTGACAATTAGACCAATACCGTCGCCTGTTACCGCCAATGCTTTTTCAAACTGAATGCCAAAGCCTAAGCCGACAATCGAGTAGGCCAGTAACTTCTTTGTGAGTTTGCCTACTTCTAGATGCTCAGGGACTAAACCTAAACTAGCAAGCAGGAAGCCAATAACGAGGGCCGTCGGAGAGCTTACCCAAGGTGTTAAGCAAAACAGTGCAGCAAGATAAAATGGAGCAGACTTTTTTAGATTCATTGTATTTAGAGTCTTGTTGTATTGTCGCGTTATTGTAATGAGACCACTATACGTTCAATAAAATGATAAGTAAGTCTAAATGAATTGAACAAACGTTAAGGAAAACTTAACGCTTGTTCAGCTGATATGAATAAAGGGCTGGTTAGCTAGCGTAGTGTTCCACGAAGGTCTGAGACTGACTGCCGAAGAGTTTTGCACGAGGCATCTTTAGCGAGAATTGGCTTGCCAGCTTCTATTTCTAACTTGGTCCAGAAGCGGGTTGGTAACCCTTTGCAGGCACTGCCTTTGTAACGACTGAAGTAGCTGCCCCATAGCCCTTTGAGAGCCATTGGAATGACTGACACAGGAGATCGTTTGATAATCAGCTCCATACCACGCATGAACTCTGCGACTTCACCATCAGAGGTTAGCTTTCCTTCTGGAAAAATACACACGATGTGGCCTTCATGCAGAGCGCGTTCTACTTCTTTAAAAGCATTTCGAATAGAGCTACGGTTGGTTGCGGAGATTGGAATAACCCCAGCTCTTTTCAAGAAACGTCGAATAGGCGGCAACTTGGTGTAATCTTCTTCCATCACAAAGCGGATCAGGCGAGGGCAAACGGCGCTCAGCAATAATGCATCCATATAACTCACATGGTTGCAGATAATCAATGCGCCGCCTTTTTCTGGCAGGTGATGTAAATTTTTATGTTTAACTCGGTACATGGTGTGAGTGACCACCCACGTAAAGAAACGGAAAGCGTAAATAGGCACCTGATAAAACAGATACAGCATAACCAAAGTGTTTCCTATCGCGAGCAGTACAAATAGCTGTGGAATTGAAAGCTCCAGAATACTAAGGCAAACAATACCTAAAACAGCGCTCCCGACCATGAATAGCGAGTTGTAGATATTGAGCCCGGCGATTACTTGAGCTCGCTCATTTGGCTTTGCCCGTAGCTGCATTAGAGAGTAAAGCGGAACAATAAAAATACCACCAGAGATCCCCAGTAGTAGAAGATAAGCAAACAGCGGCCATAGTTCTGAATACGTCACAAACTGATGGAAAGAGTTAAAGTCAGGCAAAGACTCTGGGATGGATATCGCCATCAACAGGCCGAAGATCGAAATACCCAGGCTGCCCATTGGCACGATGCCGATTTCAATGCGGTGATTAGATAACTTATCACAAGCCAACGAGCCAATCGCAATGCCGACCGAGAACAGTGCCAACAAAAACGCGACAGCGCTTTCAGTACCGTTTAGGTAAACCTTGGTGAAGTTGGGAAACTGAGTGAGGTAAGCTGCACCGAGGAACCAGAACCAGCTGATCGACATCAGTGCTTGAAAGGTTGGGCGGTCTTTTTTGGCAATAGCGAGTGTTGCGCGGGTTAGCTTTACTGGCTGCCACTTTACTTTCAGATCTGGTGCGTTACTTGGCGCTTCTGGGATAAAGCAACTTGATACATAGCCAAGCACGGCGAACGAAACAATACATATCGCAGCAATGAGCTTCGCGCTTTCTTCAGATGCAATAATACCAGCACCTAGAGTACCGATTAGTATGGCTAAGAATGTGCCTGTTTCAACCAAAGCATTTCCGGACACAAGCTCTTTGGTTTCTAACTGTTGCGGAAGTAGGGCGTACTTAACGGGGCCAAAGAAGGCACTTTGTGTCCCCATCAAAAACAAAAGCAGTAGTAATATTTCGTAGCTTTCGTAGATAAATCCGACCGCACCCAGTGACATTATCACCACTTCAAGAAGCTTAACTTTACGGATAAACCACGATTTTTCATATTTGTCAGCCAGCACACCAGCCAAAGCAGAAAATAGGAAGAAGGGCAGAATAAAAAGGCCAGCGGCCAAATTAATAAATAAATTGCTGGAAATAGGTAGCGTGTCTACGCTTGCGAAAGCAACAAACAGTAACAGAACATTTTTGAATATGTTGTCATTAAAGGCTCCCAGAAATTGGGTAATAAAGTAGGGTAGGAACCTTTTTTGCGTTAACAGCGAAGATTGGCTGCTGTTGTTCATTGTCTTTCCTTGGATGATTACCAGTTGGTTAAGTAGTTTGAGACTAGGTTATTGATCAACTCTTTACCATCGATAGGCTCAGAGGCGAAAAATTTATCATCAACGCTAAGTAGAGTAATTCCATGTACTCCAGACCATAATACACGGCTGGCTTTAACGACTTCGCTTTCAGTATGTTCAGGAGCAATCGCGATTAATAGTTGCTCTAGCATACCTGTCATTCTATCGATACGGTTCGATTGCCATTCAGGAAGGTTTTCACCGTTCATGTTGTGCTCAAAGATAAGCTGCCAACGGTGAGGGTGTTTTTGTGCAAAATCGTGGTAGCAGTAGGCAAGGTTGAATAGAGCTTGCTGAGGATTGCTCGATTGTTCAACTGCTACAGCAGATTCTGACGCCAGTTCATCTAATGTTTGAGCAACAACATGCAGTAGCAATAGGTTGTAGTTGCCGAATACATTCACCAAGGTACTTGGAACATAACCAATCATATTGGCGATTTTACGCAGACTTAGCTCGTGATAAGAGTGCTCTTCTAAGAAGTCGGTCACCGTTTTTAAGGTTAATTGCACTAATTGTTCGCGAGTATGATCGTTTCGTCTTGCCATGGGTACTTTCTATTAAATGAACATCGTTCAATATTTTAATGCTGCCCCAGAGTGCCGTCAATCCCTTCGCTAGTTTAGTAATCAATTAATAGCCGCAATATTATGATACATGTGTAAACGCCGTGAATATTTCATTGTTCTTTGTTAACGAGTATGATTAAGGTGTCGAAAGATAAAAAACCTATAAAGGATAATAATGAAACGATTTTTCTCACTAGTCGCGATCCTGTTGGTAACAGTCGCGGTGACGCCAATCGCGGAAGCGAAAAAGTTTGGTGGTGGTAAGTCATTTGGCAAAAGCTTTAAAACGGCTCCAGCACCAAAACAACAAAACACGAATTCGATCCGTCAAGATCAAACGGGTAAGAACACAGCAGCTAACTCTAGTAAGAAAGGCCTTATGGGCGGTCTGCTAGGTGGTTTACTTGCTGGTGGTCTTTTAGCTGCATTCTTTGGTGGCGCATTTGAAGGTATCCAGTTCATGGATATTCTGATTATGGGTCTGATTGCTTTCCTAGCGTTTAAATTTCTACGCGGAATGTTGGGTGCGAAGCAGGGCTCAATGAATCAGCAGAATGCACGTGGTCAACAGCCAGCATTCGGCGGCATGGGTCAGAACAAGTTTGAACAACCTAAGCAACAGCCAAATGTTCATAACTTCGAGCAAGCACAACCTCAATCACAAGGCGCTGCTGGTGGTTTCGGTTTTGGTGCACAAAGCGATGTTCCACATAACTACCCACCGGGATTTGATCAAGCGGCATTCATCAACGGTTCTCGTGAGCACTACCGTACACTGCAAGGTGCATGGAATCACAACGAGCTAAACACGATTGAAGAATATGTATCTCCAAGCCTATTTGAAGACCTAAAAGCTGAGCGTAATAAGCTAGACGGTGATCAGCACACAGACGTAATGTACGTTGATGCTGAAATCGTTCGTGCAGACCACGATGGTAGCAAAGCACAGCTAAGCCTTCAGTTCAGCGGTCGTTACCGTGACACTGCGGATGGCGTTGAAGAAGATATCACAGATATCTGGCACCTAGAGCGTGACCTAACAACTGACAATGCACCTTGGTTAATTGTTGGTATTCAAGGCTAATTAGTCCAGTTTCGTGATTAAACGAAGAGCCCTCGCCAAATAGGTGAGGGCTCTTTTTTATATTCAGAAAGCAATTAGTACTGAGAGTGAGCTATGGCGCGTAGTTCAGTGTATGAGTGTGCATGCTTCCCCAATCATAGATCTCAAACTTTAGCTGGTTATCGCCAGTCTTTTTGAGGCTGATGCTCTCTTCGACACCGCTTGTTCCATCATAGTAATTACTCCAAGGACTATCAGGGCGCTGTTCACGTAAACTTTCAGACTGAACGCTAAGTTTGAGCGAAAGGGTGTTTGAAGGTTGACCGTTATTGATAAACGTATAGTCACCTGATTTTACGGATTCAGTTTTGAATACGTTCGTTCCGTTAATACTGCAGTCCCCATCTTGATAAGTCACCTTTGTTAGTGTGTAACTGTCTTGCGATAGCGCGAGTTGGTATCGTGCATTATCTGATGGTACGGGTGAGCATTGGTTGGTGGTTTCTGTCCAAGTTCCATAAAATGCCTCAATACCAAAGGCTTTATGTAGATTTTTCCAAGGGCTCTTTTCATCAATTTCAATGGCAACTGGCAGTGATGCGATTTCATCATCTTGGTCTCGATAGCGATTGAAGCTGTCGAGTGAGAGTTCAGCTGGGTAGGTAATTGAAGAGCTAGTGTCTTTGATTTTGACAATACCAATCCCCGGTGAAAACCAAAGTTCTTGCATTAGTGATACTTGATCTAGGTTGATCGTCCCATAGGCAGGCGTATCGACCGTCACATCAAACGCTAGGGTGAACTCGATGTGCACGGCCTCATAGTAACCGTGTTGAGTTACTATGGTTTCAATACCATGATTTTTCCATATCGGTAGGACATTTGTATATGCGGGGCCTATATCTGGTGTAATGGTGGTTACGGCAGAGGTATAGCTTGTGTCCAAGCGTCCTCCTAATTCAGCGTAAGCCGGTAGAAGGGTAAATGGAGTGTTTGAAATATCAAAGTGCGCTTTGTAGTGAACACCATTAACCCAAACTTGATTGAAGGTGAGACCTTTTAGATTCAGCTGATCATCTTTGTATTCGAAAGATTGGGTAAATCCACTGTGGACCCAATTCAGTGAAAATGTCTCAATACCATTAGCATCAATGGTTACTGGAGAACTGGTGACTTGATAGCTTTGCCCTGTATTGTCATCACTATATTGCCAAACAGCGTTATGCTGCGCTGGCATATATTGATTGGTAGAAATATATGATGATGCGGGAGCCGAAGGAGAACTGGACCCTCCGCCGCCACACGCTGTTAATCCAATAAGACACAGATTCATCATCCAATAGTTGTTATTCATGATTTATTTCCCTTACTTAGCCTAAACGACATTGTGCGTTTTAATGAGTATTTGCAGGAAAACCTTATGCTTATTGTTTTATAAAATATTGATATATCTCAATAGATTAATAAGGGATGTGATTATTTGATTATGGAATCTAAGAAGTATTGAATACATCAAGTTCTGTAGGTCTACATAGTTTGAATAGAGTCTACGATTGTATTGGGCTAAGAAGGGCTTTGCAGGAAGGCTCGGAAACGAAAAAAGCCAACTCAATGAGTTGGCTTTTCGATTTTCCAATTAAGGAGAATATGGTGGAGGGAGACGGATTCGAACCATCGAAGGCAGTGCCGGCAGATTTACAGTCTGCTCCCTTTGGCCACTCGGGAACCCCTCCAGGGTGTGTCTTACTCTTCACAAAGTAAGCCTAAATTGATGTTTTCCCATAAGCCCATCAATCAGGTTGTTCTCTTAATTCTCGAAAGAGGTAAGAAGAATATGGTGGAGGGAGACGGATTCGAACCATCGAAGGCAGTGCCGGCAGATTTACAGTCTGCTCCCTTTGGCCACTCGGGAACCCCTCCAGGGTGTGTCTTACTTTTCACAAAGTAAGCCTAAATTGATGTTTTCCCATAAGCCCATCAACTAGGTTGTTCTCTTAACTCTCAAAAGAGGTAAGAAGAATATGGTGGAGGGAGACGGATTCGAACCATCGAAGGCAGTGCCGGCAGATTTACAGTCTGCTCCCTTTGGCCACTCGGGAACCCCTCCAGGGTGTGTCTTACTTTTCACAAAGTAAGCCTAAATTGATGTTTTCCCATAAGCCCATCAATCAGGTTGTTCTCTTAGCTCTCAAAAGAGGTAAGAAGAATATGGTGGAGGGAGACGGATTCGAACCATCGAAGGCAGTGCCGGCAGATTTACAGTCTGCTCCCTTTGGCCACTCGGGAACCCCTCCAGGGTGTGTCTTACTCTTCACAAAGTAAGCCTAAATTGATGTTTTCCCATAAGCCCATCAACTAGGTTGTTCTCTTAACTCTCAAAAGAGGTAAGAAGAATATGGTGGAGGGAGACGGATTCGAACCATCGAAGGCAGTGCCGGCAGATTTACAGTCTGCTCCCTTTGGCCACTCGGGAACCCCTCCAGGGTGTGTCTTACTCTTCACAAAGTAAGCCTAAATTGATGTTTTCCCATAAGCCCATCAATCAGGTTGTTCTCTTAACTCTCGAAAGAGGTAAGAAGAATATGGTGGAGGGAGACGGATTCGAACCATCGAAGGCGGAGCCGGCAGATTTACAGTCTGCTCCCTTTGGCCACTCGGGAACCCCTCCAGGGTGTTTTTCCTAACTCATAATGGATAGGCTAAAGAGATGTTTTTCCCAACGCATCTCTCAAGTGCGGAGCGCATCATAGCAAACACGTTAAACCTGTAAAGAGTTTTTCTTATGGTTTTGTGTTGAATGCTGCCTTTTTGGGCAAAGATGGCGAAAAGTACGCATATTGCTCGGGAAGTGAACATCTGTACTAAGGTTTACGTAGTGATAGGTAACACCTTGAGGTAACTCGCTTTCTACATTGTGTTTGGTTTGTGCAATTCGCCAAGAAACGTAAATGGAATTTAATCTAGATTTACACTTCTTGACGTTACAGCATTCATCAGTTGATAGAATACGGTTAATTTCATTTATAGATATTAAATCTCACTTGCAGACCATTATTATGAAGCATAAATCTGTTTTAACCCTGCTTAGCTTGTCTATTCTTATGGCGTCTCCAGCCGCACTAGCTAAACGCATGGGCCCTAGCACTGTCACTGTTGTTACTGAGCAAGTTGATATTCACCAAGTTAGCCAATCTCTTTCTTTGGTAGGTAAGTTAGAAGCAGAACAATCTGTGATCATTACCTCTGAAGTAGCGGGCAGAGTTGACTCTATCAACATCAAAGCCAATCAAGATGTCACCAAAGGGCAGATGTTGGTTCAATTAGATGACGACAAAGCAAAAGCTGCAGTTGCAGAAGCGCAAGCGTACCTAAAAGACGAGCAACGTAAGCTAGCGGAATTCCAACGACTAGTGAAACGCAACGCGATCACGCAAACTGAAATTGACGCTCAGAAAACTAATGTAGAGATCGCCAATGCTCGCCTAGCTGCCGCCAATGCCAATCTTAAAGACTTACACATCAGCGCGCCTTTCTCTGGCACGGTCGGTTTTATCGACTTTAGCCGCGGAAAAATGGTGACAGCAGGTACTGAGCTTGTGACTTTAGATGATTTGTCTGTGATGCAGTTAGATCTTCAAATTCCTGAGCGTTACCTTTCTAAGCTGTCTAAAGGCATGACAGTGACGGCTCGCACCAGTGCGTGGGGCGAGACTCAGTTCACTGGCACAGTGGTAGGCATTGATTCTCGTATTAATGCTGAAACTTTGAACCTTCGAGTTCGAATCCACTTTGGCAACAATAATGATTACCTAAAGCCGGGCATGCTAGTGGCCGCTGATATGGATTTCCCTCCTGTAGAAGCGCCGATTATCCCAGTTCAAGCGCTTGAGTATTCTGGTACTAAGCGTTTCGTCTATGTTATTGGCGAAGATAACAAAGCGACTCGTACCGAAGTGTTCTTGGGTGCGCGTATCGATAACGAAGTTGTGATCGACAAGGGCATCGAGATTGGCCAGAAGATCGTGGTGCAAGGTATCGTGAACATGCGTGACGGAGTCTTGGTTCAAGAGCTTGCCGTTAATCGCCCAGCTAAACTTGATGAAAATACAGCAGCACAAGAAGGCGCTAACTAATGTTGTTATCTGATGTTTCTGTAAAGAGACCAGTAGCGGCTGTCGTATTGAGTCTGCTTTTGGTTGTGTTTGGTATTGTCTCTTTCAATAAGCTTGCAGTTCGCGAGATGCCTGATATTGAAAGCCCGGTGGTATCGATCAGTACTCGTTATGAGGGTGCGTCTGCCACCATCATTGAAAGTCAAATAACCTCCAATCTTGAAGACCAGTTATCCGGCATCAGTGGTATCGATGAGATCGAATCCACAACGCGTAACGGTATGTCGCGTATCACGATTACTTTTGAGCTTGGTTACGACCTCAATACTGGTGTCAGTGATGTTCGTGATGCCGTAGCGCGTGCTCAGCGTTCGTTGCCAGATGAAGCCGACGACCCAATTGTTTATAAGAACAATGGTAGTGGTGAAGCCTCGGTCTACATCAACTTAAGCTCGACGGAGATGGACCGAACGCAGTTAACCGATTACACCGAACGTGTGTTGATTGACCGCTTTAGTTTGATCTCAGGTGTGAGCTCGGTGGATATCTCGGGTGGCTTGTACAAAGTAATGTACGTGAAGCTGAAACCTGCGCAGATGGCAGGTCGTGGCGTTACTACTTCGGACATCACTTCTGCGTTAAACAGTGAGAACATTGAAAGCCCGGGTGGTGAAGTACGTAACGATGCGATTGTGATGTCGGTTCGTACCGCTCGTTCTTACACTGAAGCGGAAGATTTCGAATACCTAGTGGTAAAACGTGCCTCTGATAACACACCTATCTACTTAAAAGACGTAGCGGATGTGTACATTGGCGCAGAAAACGAGAACTCGACCTTTAAGAGTGACGGCGTTGTTAACGTTAGTATGGGGATTGTGCCTCAGTCAGATGCGAACCCACTTGAGGTTGCTGACTTGGTCCATAAAGAAGTTGAGGCGATTCAGAAGTTCCTGCCTGACGGGACTCGACTGGCGGTCGACTATGACTCAACTGTCTTTATCGATCGTTCGATCTCAGAGGTTTACAGCACACTCTTTATTACGGGTGGTTTAGTTATCCTCGTACTTTACGTCTTCATAGGTCAAGCGCGTGCAACGCTGATTCCAGCAGTGACCGTACCTGTATCTCTGATCTCGTCGTTTATTGCGGCGTACTACTTCGGTTTCTCTATCAACCTGATTACCCTGATGGCACTTATCCTGTCGATTGGTTTGGTGGTCGATGATGCGATCGTGGTGGTTGAGAACATTTTCCACCATATTGAACGTGGTGAGTCACCGCTGCTTGCTGCTTATAAAGGGACACGTGAAGTGGGCTTTGCGGTAATCGCAACCACTCTAGTCTTGGTGATGGTATTCCTGCCAATCTCGTTCATGGATGGCATGGTCGGTCTCTTGTTTACGGAGTTCTCGGTACTGTTGGCGATGTCAGTGATCTTCTCGTCGCTAGTCGCACTAACGTTAACGCCAGTGTTAGGCAGTAAAATCCTAAAAGCGAACGTTAAACCAAACCGTTTCAACCTGTTTGTCGAGCGCGTATTTGGCAAGCTAGAAGCCGGATACAAAGCGGTATTGCGCCGTGCTTTAAACTGGCGTTGGGCTGCTCCAATCATTATTATCGCGTGTATGGGCGGTAGTTATGGCTTGATGCAACAAGTGCCGTCGCAACTGACGCCTCAAGAAGACCGTGGTGTTATCTTTGCGTTTGTTCGTGGTGCTGATGCAACCAGTTACAACCGTATGTCTGCCAATATGGACATCGTTGAAGAGCGCCTAATGCCGCTGCTTGGTCAAGGTTTCTTGAAGTCATTTAGTATTCAATCACCAGCGTTTGGTGGTAATGCTGGCGACCAAACGGGCTTCGTTATCATGATCCTGGAAGATTGGGATGAACGTGATGAAACCGCTCAGGAAGCGCTGAACGAAGTTCGTAAATCTTTAAATGGTATTCCTGATGTACGTGTATTCCCGTTCATGCCGGGCTTCAAAGGTGGTTCAAGTGAGCCTGTGCAATTCGTACTGGGTGGCTCTGATTACTCTGAGCTTCAGAAATGGGGCGAACTGTTAAAGCAAGCGGCTGAAGACTCTCCAATGATGGAAGGTGCGGACATCGATTACTCTGAGAAAACACCAGAGTTATTGGTAACCGTAGATAAACAACGTGCAGCCGAGCTAGGCGTTAGCGTTTCGGATATTTCAGACACATTAGAGATCATGCTTGGCGGCCGTAGTGAAACCACTTTCGTTGACCGTGGTGAAGAGTATGACGTATACCTTCGTGGTGATGAGAACAGCTTTAATAATGCTAATGACTTGAGCCAAATCTACATGCGAACTCAGTCTGGTGAGCTGGTTACACTCGATACGTTGACGCACATTGAAGAAGTGGCTTCTTCGATTCGTTTGTCGCACTACAACAAGCAGAAATCGGTGACCATCAAAGCGAACCTAATGGAAGGCTACACGCTGGGTGACGCACTCGATTTCCTTGATGAACAAGCGATTGAGCAGTTACCAGGCGATATTTCAGTGAGTTACTCTGGCGAGTCAAAAGACTTTAAAGAGAACCAATCGAGTATCTTAGTGGTATTTGCGCTAGCGATGCTGGTCGCGTACTTGGTACTGGCCGCGCAGTTTGAAAGCTTCATTAACCCGCTGGTGGTGATGTTCACCGTACCTATGGGTATCTTTGGTGGCTTCTTAGGTTTGGTGTTGATGAATCAAGGGCTCAATGTTTACAGCCAGATTGGTATGATCATGTTGATCGGTATGGTGACCAAAAACGGTATCTTGATCGTAGAGTTTGCTAACCAACTTCGTGACCGTGGCATTGAGTTTGAAAAGGCGATCATTGATGCTTCGGCTCGACGTTTACGTCCAATCTTGATGACGGCGTTCACCACACTAGCCGGTGCAATCCCATTGATTACTTCAACGGGCGCAGGCTATGAAAGCCGAGTAGCAGTGGGTACGGTTATCTTCTTCGGTATGGGCTTTGCAACTTTGGTTACTCTGTTCGTAATCCCTGCGATGTATCGACTGATTTCTGGCTCAACACGTTCTCCAGGTCATGTGGAAGCGGTTCTAAATAAAGAGCTGAGCCACGATAACGTGGGAAGAAGCTCGCACGGTTAGTTGGCCAAATGAAGGGCTAGACTATAGATAGTTGTTATAGCCCTTAAGTTTAAAGCTTGATAAAGAAAGCCCAGTAACTGGTGTCCAACTATTGGGGGCAGTTCATTACTGGGCTTTTTGTTTGCTAAATATTGCTGATTGAAAGTAACAATGTGTTCAATCGATAATAAAAACGCGCTCAGGATACGAACTCTTATTTGGTGTCCAATTTCTTAACTCTTTTTCGCTTGGCGAGCTTCAAATTCGGCCAATTGTTCAGGCGTCGCTTTTGGTTGATGGTTAGCTTTCCACTCATCGTAAGTCATGCCATAAACACGTTCACGTGCATCGTCTAAATCTAAATCGACTCCCATCAATTCAGCTTCTGCTGCATACCATTTGCTAAAGCAATTTCGGCAAAAGCCAGCCAAGATCATTAGGTCAATGTTTTGCACGTCTTTATTGTTGTCTAGATGAGATAATAGGCGGCGAAATGAAGCGGCATCTAGCTTGTCTTGTTCTTCTTGAGTTAGTTGCTTGTATTTGAATTCAGCCAAAACTCTTTCCTTTTCAAGTTAATGATTATCCTTAATTAGAGTCTACACGGCTGCGAGATTGACGCCAATACTCATTCACTGGTTTGAGTATGTACCCCTCATATTTCGAGGTTCTCATAGGATAAGAAAATTACAACTAGACCGATCGGTCTGTGTTGTGTATTATTCATTCAACACTTCAAATTGGACCATCGGATCACTGAAGCAGTAAACCGGTGAGAGGAGAGCAAAGCATGACATTAGCATTTGAAACATACTTGGCTATTGGTTTATCGATGGCGCTGTTAAGCCTTTGGAAAACCTATTCAGGGCCTGCTATTGCCGCGTTTCTATCTTACTCCTACCCAGAAATGCTGTTGTTTAATTTAATCCCAGCGATGATTGCTGCATATGCGGGTTGGAAAATTGCTCCCGTCTATTCAACCTTATTTAAGAAACAAAAAGGCGCTGTCTTTAAACCAAAGCTCAGAAAATTCATGAAAAAATGGAATCAATACGGCCAACTTTCGATGGCTATTTTGGCTCCTGTCTTAGTCGGAATTCCGAGTTATACCTTTGTTTCCAAACGATTGAATCAAAGTGGCGTGAAAGCATTTGGCATGCTGGCATTGTCGATCTTAGGTTGGAGTAGCT belongs to Vibrio splendidus and includes:
- a CDS encoding DUF1244 domain-containing protein, with protein sequence MAEFKYKQLTQEEQDKLDAASFRRLLSHLDNNKDVQNIDLMILAGFCRNCFSKWYAAEAELMGVDLDLDDARERVYGMTYDEWKANHQPKATPEQLAEFEARQAKKS